From the genome of uncultured Fibrobacter sp., one region includes:
- a CDS encoding Rpn family recombination-promoting nuclease/putative transposase, producing MAKRKLLKDCIVKPGEKSPFANLLVDLAFKKAFDPDKPSSRENLVNLLNDLLEPQLKRPIKNVWTRNVAKNLSGSRESRTAIFDLHCEDDMGNLIEIEVQIRRMTNFLKRLAFYASEMVANQSEPGDDWNYDIKPTYVIAFARHKVFDDNRIVHRAAVTDLETGAQFVDAYNFTTVELSKVPFFIKKKSDDLSKWLFFFRFLNRLKELPAELDEKKFEHLTESSKVSNFSKEEFEVYQKMYHEKWDHNVMVDGIFEEFADEINAKVAESVSESKREMAKAMLADNVPVEKIAAYSGLSVEEIARL from the coding sequence ATGGCCAAGCGCAAGCTGCTTAAGGACTGTATCGTGAAACCGGGCGAAAAGAGCCCGTTTGCAAATTTGCTGGTGGATTTGGCCTTCAAGAAGGCTTTTGACCCGGACAAACCTTCAAGCCGTGAAAACCTTGTGAATCTCCTGAACGACCTGCTGGAACCTCAGCTCAAGCGGCCCATCAAGAACGTGTGGACTCGCAACGTGGCGAAAAACCTGAGCGGGAGCAGGGAATCCCGCACGGCGATTTTTGACCTGCACTGCGAAGACGATATGGGCAACCTCATCGAAATAGAGGTGCAAATCCGCCGGATGACCAACTTTTTGAAACGCCTCGCCTTTTATGCCAGCGAAATGGTCGCGAACCAGTCGGAACCAGGCGATGATTGGAATTACGATATAAAACCCACGTACGTGATTGCATTCGCGCGACATAAGGTGTTTGATGACAACCGGATTGTGCACCGTGCTGCCGTTACCGATCTTGAAACGGGTGCACAATTTGTGGATGCCTACAATTTTACGACTGTTGAACTTTCGAAGGTTCCCTTCTTTATCAAAAAGAAATCCGACGACTTGAGCAAGTGGCTGTTTTTCTTTCGTTTTCTGAACCGGCTTAAGGAACTGCCCGCCGAGTTGGACGAGAAAAAGTTCGAACACTTGACAGAAAGTTCAAAAGTATCTAACTTCAGCAAGGAAGAATTCGAGGTATACCAAAAAATGTATCACGAAAAATGGGACCACAATGTTATGGTCGATGGCATCTTTGAAGAATTCGCGGACGAAATCAACGCGAAGGTTGCCGAGAGCGTTTCTGAAAGTAAACGCGAAATGGCGAAGGCTATGCTTGCCGATAATGTCCCTGTTGAGAAGATTGCCGCTTATTCCGGCCTCTCAGTAGAAGAAATTGCCAGGCTGTAG
- a CDS encoding carbohydrate-binding protein, with protein MFCRGFKRIVFTCGVFITIGNASTVDVKLDEEHQVIRGFGGMVHNQWQNGGGLSDADAKLAFGTGEGTIGLNTLRIPVYASSNDFNKEVAAAKSAKKYAGDDFILYATPWTSPYAGANQHIRSSDYQKYVDHLNSFTAYMKNQGVPLYAISISNEPDWCGEWACWSADEIYNFTKGYADQMRKNGTKVISTESFKYDKNLYNKVLNDPNALKNWDILGAHFYASQASTGDDFFAYKLADQKGVERWMTEHYTESQGSGNYWRKYMKTGDQANTAVYDTVRAMDLAYEIHRGLVIGNFNQYTWWYIRRCYGLIMDKDFGNKLQVPQNEIGKISKRGYVMSQFARFIRPGAIRVGATAKPEANLFASAYKSADGDSVIVVLVNRDYKNKKTVTVNVPGAKIGAFRMYTTSEAKNAKDEGEVEVKSGSVTITMDAGDTENKDCIVTLVGVNTPVKPVPRKTYGDKVAEIPGKIEAENYDIPGVGEGNDSYMDKDSVNKGGEYRNDGVDIEKGGDNYAIGYTEAGEWLEYSVKVTKAGSYPLIVHAASGREGSSIQFAIDGKNVTEAVAVPKTGEGSSVFEDVNAGTVDLKEGEHIVRLTIVGDYANVDWFRFGDADEGTTAVSALAQLAQVSGKYKVFDLNGGYVGMVEASDMQSLRAGTAKLAKRGGIYLAKSSKGKTLKIDVK; from the coding sequence ATGTTTTGTAGAGGCTTCAAAAGAATCGTCTTTACGTGTGGTGTGTTCATCACTATCGGTAATGCGTCTACGGTGGACGTGAAATTAGACGAAGAACATCAGGTTATCCGTGGTTTCGGTGGCATGGTGCATAACCAGTGGCAGAACGGCGGCGGGCTTTCCGACGCCGATGCGAAACTTGCGTTCGGTACGGGCGAGGGCACTATTGGCCTCAATACGCTCCGCATTCCTGTGTACGCCAGTTCCAACGACTTCAATAAAGAAGTGGCTGCCGCAAAATCGGCGAAGAAGTACGCTGGCGATGACTTTATTCTTTATGCGACGCCCTGGACATCGCCTTATGCAGGCGCCAATCAGCATATAAGGTCTTCGGATTATCAGAAATATGTCGACCACTTGAACAGCTTTACCGCCTACATGAAAAACCAGGGCGTTCCCCTGTATGCAATTTCCATTAGTAACGAGCCGGACTGGTGCGGAGAATGGGCTTGCTGGAGTGCCGATGAAATTTACAACTTCACCAAGGGCTATGCCGATCAGATGCGCAAGAACGGCACCAAGGTGATTTCGACGGAATCGTTCAAGTATGACAAGAACCTTTACAACAAGGTGCTGAACGACCCCAACGCCCTCAAGAACTGGGATATCCTCGGGGCGCACTTCTATGCGAGCCAGGCCTCTACGGGCGACGACTTTTTTGCGTACAAGCTGGCTGACCAGAAGGGCGTGGAACGCTGGATGACGGAACACTACACCGAAAGCCAGGGGAGCGGCAATTACTGGCGCAAGTACATGAAGACGGGCGACCAGGCGAATACGGCTGTTTACGATACGGTACGCGCGATGGATTTGGCTTACGAAATCCACCGAGGCCTTGTCATCGGCAATTTCAACCAATATACTTGGTGGTACATTCGCCGCTGCTACGGCCTCATCATGGATAAGGATTTCGGTAACAAGCTGCAGGTGCCGCAGAACGAAATCGGCAAAATCAGTAAGCGCGGTTACGTGATGAGCCAGTTTGCCCGGTTCATCCGTCCGGGGGCTATCCGCGTGGGGGCGACCGCGAAGCCCGAAGCGAACCTGTTTGCCAGTGCCTACAAGAGCGCCGACGGTGACAGCGTCATCGTGGTGCTCGTGAATCGCGATTACAAGAACAAGAAGACGGTAACCGTGAACGTACCCGGTGCAAAAATCGGGGCTTTCCGTATGTACACGACTAGCGAGGCGAAGAACGCAAAAGACGAGGGCGAAGTCGAGGTGAAGAGCGGTTCCGTGACTATTACCATGGATGCCGGCGACACGGAGAACAAGGATTGCATCGTGACGCTTGTGGGTGTGAACACTCCGGTGAAGCCCGTTCCGCGCAAAACCTATGGCGACAAGGTTGCGGAAATTCCGGGCAAGATAGAAGCTGAAAACTACGACATTCCCGGTGTTGGCGAAGGCAACGATAGTTACATGGACAAAGATTCCGTGAACAAGGGCGGGGAATACCGCAATGATGGTGTGGATATCGAAAAGGGCGGTGACAACTACGCCATCGGTTATACCGAGGCCGGCGAGTGGCTGGAGTACTCGGTGAAGGTGACGAAGGCGGGCTCCTATCCCTTGATTGTCCACGCCGCGTCGGGTCGCGAAGGTTCTTCCATCCAGTTTGCTATTGACGGCAAGAACGTGACCGAAGCGGTTGCCGTTCCCAAGACAGGCGAGGGCAGTAGCGTTTTTGAGGATGTTAATGCAGGAACGGTCGACCTCAAGGAAGGCGAGCATATTGTGCGCCTGACTATTGTTGGGGATTACGCAAACGTCGACTGGTTCCGCTTTGGCGATGCTGACGAGGGCACGACTGCGGTGTCTGCTCTCGCTCAGCTCGCTCAGGTTTCCGGCAAGTACAAGGTGTTCGATTTGAATGGCGGTTATGTCGGTATGGTCGAGGCCTCCGATATGCAGTCGCTGCGTGCCGGTACGGCAAAGCTTGCCAAGCGCGGCGGAATATACCTGGCTAAATCTTCCAAAGGGAAGACCCTGAAAATTGACGTAAAGTAA
- a CDS encoding carboxypeptidase-like regulatory domain-containing protein: protein MRKRVWNIGVTVMCGAALCMVGCGSNSDVAGSSLETENSVAFSVHFADGTPAARTKVLVRSASYLAGTNTSNDTFVDAETDDNGVLKIKTMNVGFYVVEARNDSLKGFKKIEITEADTGLIEMPLRIQKPGALNGKVNLPDGTAGVTVSVRGLDYSVQTDTSGSFAFKSLPEGKLEVVAFLYSDSTYKDENGWESHVENTRIIGSKSADIKSKKTVDSFEIGEPEPFYALFADFESGVRGWHTGVSQYAEAKLESEQVNDREGWVAHFSSVNDSALNWALMGFAFEDSVDFSNLDSVVFWAKGTDHISVSFDVNADSTEDVETGKSWTHLELDSVWTRYCVTPADMIDSSDTNGDNLGWDAVKTHVTHFSLFSGPGTSEFWIDDIEFFGVKKSKLK, encoded by the coding sequence ATGAGAAAACGGGTGTGGAATATAGGAGTAACGGTCATGTGCGGCGCTGCGCTGTGCATGGTTGGTTGCGGTTCGAATAGCGATGTTGCCGGCTCGTCTTTGGAGACGGAGAACTCCGTCGCATTTTCTGTGCATTTTGCTGATGGCACTCCTGCGGCGCGTACGAAGGTCCTTGTCCGTTCGGCCTCTTACCTTGCTGGTACAAATACTTCAAATGATACTTTTGTCGATGCCGAGACAGACGATAATGGCGTTTTGAAAATCAAGACGATGAATGTCGGTTTCTATGTGGTCGAGGCCCGTAACGATTCGTTGAAGGGATTCAAGAAAATAGAGATTACCGAGGCCGATACTGGCCTTATCGAGATGCCGCTGCGTATCCAGAAACCGGGCGCCTTGAATGGTAAGGTGAACCTCCCGGATGGCACTGCGGGTGTGACGGTCTCTGTGCGTGGCTTGGACTACTCCGTTCAGACTGATACATCCGGTTCGTTCGCCTTCAAGTCTTTGCCGGAGGGTAAACTTGAGGTGGTCGCGTTCCTTTATTCCGACAGCACGTACAAGGATGAAAACGGCTGGGAATCCCATGTGGAAAATACGAGGATTATCGGCTCGAAGTCCGCAGATATCAAGTCGAAGAAGACGGTTGATTCCTTCGAAATAGGTGAGCCGGAACCTTTCTATGCCTTGTTTGCTGATTTTGAAAGTGGCGTTAGAGGTTGGCATACCGGTGTTTCCCAATATGCCGAGGCTAAACTTGAATCCGAACAGGTGAACGACCGTGAAGGTTGGGTGGCGCACTTCAGTTCTGTGAACGATTCCGCCCTGAATTGGGCCCTTATGGGGTTTGCTTTTGAAGATTCTGTGGATTTCAGCAATTTGGATTCCGTGGTATTCTGGGCGAAGGGCACGGACCATATCAGTGTCTCGTTCGACGTGAATGCGGACAGCACCGAAGATGTCGAAACGGGCAAGTCCTGGACGCACCTGGAGCTTGATTCCGTATGGACGCGTTACTGTGTTACCCCGGCCGACATGATTGATAGTTCCGATACCAACGGGGACAACCTTGGGTGGGATGCGGTCAAGACTCATGTAACGCATTTCTCCCTCTTCAGTGGGCCCGGTACGAGCGAGTTCTGGATTGACGATATCGAATTCTTCGGCGTCAAGAAAAGTAAGCTGAAATAA
- a CDS encoding DUF4423 domain-containing protein has product MVTFSDIADYRDFLKSYYDRRKEEMPFYSYRMMGDKLGLDSSYLYRVLQKKQHLPAHALPSAKDLLDLSGRSAEYFDLLYSAAVSKDKSKHDELMAKALALRDVDRHSLEAAELKLLRNWWIPAVRAYLELNGGVVNIKQISRDICPPITEAQAEEAIEILKEVGLVKKLASGKLALTDAHLTVGGPEKASAVREFQKQVLGLASDALDNIPVSERNISTLTLSVDQSCFEDLGDMLREFRRLVQKRVDEAKSPDRVMQLSMAFYPVARKGDLGASMGDGHKESK; this is encoded by the coding sequence ATGGTTACTTTTTCTGACATAGCGGACTACCGCGACTTCTTGAAATCCTACTACGACAGGCGGAAGGAAGAGATGCCTTTCTACTCGTACAGGATGATGGGCGATAAGCTGGGGCTGGATTCCAGTTACCTCTATCGCGTGCTCCAAAAGAAGCAGCACCTGCCGGCACATGCGTTGCCGTCGGCCAAAGATCTCCTGGACTTGTCGGGGCGTTCTGCGGAATACTTCGACCTTCTCTACTCTGCTGCCGTAAGCAAGGATAAAAGCAAGCACGACGAGCTGATGGCCAAGGCGCTCGCCTTGCGCGATGTCGATCGTCATAGCTTGGAGGCTGCCGAACTCAAGCTCCTGCGCAACTGGTGGATTCCCGCTGTCCGCGCCTACCTGGAACTGAACGGTGGCGTTGTCAATATCAAGCAGATTTCCCGTGACATTTGCCCGCCCATTACCGAGGCCCAGGCCGAAGAGGCTATTGAAATTTTGAAGGAGGTGGGCCTGGTGAAGAAGCTTGCCTCGGGCAAGTTGGCCCTCACGGATGCCCACTTGACGGTTGGTGGCCCCGAAAAAGCCTCTGCCGTGCGAGAATTCCAGAAGCAAGTACTCGGTTTAGCCAGTGATGCTTTGGATAATATCCCTGTTAGCGAACGAAATATTTCTACACTTACTTTGTCAGTTGACCAATCCTGCTTCGAAGATCTCGGGGATATGCTCCGGGAATTCCGCAGACTGGTGCAAAAACGTGTTGACGAGGCGAAATCCCCGGATCGCGTTATGCAACTCTCGATGGCTTTTTACCCGGTTGCCCGCAAAGGAGACCTGGGTGCTTCGATGGGGGACGGACACAAGGAGTCAAAATGA